In Sporosarcina sp. PTS2304, a genomic segment contains:
- a CDS encoding uracil-xanthine permease family protein, with translation MSQKVLDIHEKPQPTRWIILSLQHMFAMFGATILVPQLVGLSPAIALLTSGIATIVFILVTRFQVPAYLGSSFAFIIPIQIATQTGGIGSAMIGSMFVALVYAIISLIIWKTGYAWIMKILPPIVVGPVIMVIGLAIAPTAISMASTITVDGQSVYSGLHFSAAIVTLASAVFCLMFFKGIISLMPVLIGIIVGYGYSAFIGILDFSAVIEAKWFAFPEMLIPGIDYPFVVTPTLLLIMVPIAIVTISEHIGHQLVLGKVVDRNFIDNPGLNRSLLGDGLGTLISGLVGGPPKTTYGENIGVLAITRVYSVYVILGAAIFAIVFSFLGKVMAMIATIPTAVLGGISILLFGIIASSGIRMLIDHKIDFDNQRNLVIASIILVIGIGGATIKFSPTFEVGGMALAAIVGVLLNIVLPGKEDSTLMDDEDES, from the coding sequence ATGAGTCAAAAAGTATTAGATATTCATGAAAAACCACAACCCACTCGTTGGATTATATTAAGTTTACAACATATGTTTGCGATGTTTGGTGCAACGATTTTAGTTCCGCAACTCGTTGGATTGAGTCCGGCGATTGCTTTATTGACAAGTGGCATTGCAACGATTGTATTTATTTTAGTGACGAGATTTCAAGTACCGGCGTATTTAGGATCATCATTCGCTTTCATCATTCCGATTCAGATAGCTACGCAAACAGGTGGCATCGGCAGTGCGATGATTGGAAGTATGTTTGTAGCCTTAGTGTATGCCATCATCTCGTTAATCATTTGGAAGACGGGATACGCGTGGATTATGAAAATCCTGCCACCAATTGTTGTAGGTCCGGTCATTATGGTCATAGGATTAGCGATTGCGCCGACAGCTATTAGTATGGCTAGCACGATTACCGTGGATGGACAATCTGTCTACAGCGGACTGCATTTTTCAGCGGCGATTGTTACGTTAGCATCAGCAGTCTTTTGCTTAATGTTTTTCAAAGGAATCATTAGCTTAATGCCTGTTCTCATTGGAATTATCGTAGGGTACGGATATTCAGCGTTTATAGGGATTTTAGATTTCAGTGCAGTCATAGAAGCGAAATGGTTCGCCTTTCCAGAGATGCTCATTCCGGGAATTGATTATCCTTTCGTCGTAACACCTACACTTTTACTCATTATGGTGCCAATCGCTATTGTCACGATTTCCGAACATATAGGCCATCAACTCGTCCTTGGAAAAGTAGTGGATCGGAACTTCATTGATAACCCGGGACTGAATCGATCATTACTAGGTGATGGATTGGGAACATTAATCAGCGGGTTAGTAGGCGGACCGCCAAAAACTACATATGGAGAAAATATAGGGGTTCTTGCTATTACTCGCGTGTATAGTGTGTACGTTATATTGGGCGCAGCAATATTCGCCATTGTATTTTCCTTCCTAGGTAAAGTGATGGCGATGATCGCAACGATTCCAACGGCTGTGTTAGGTGGAATCTCCATTCTACTGTTCGGGATTATCGCCTCGTCAGGTATTCGAATGTTGATCGATCATAAAATCGATTTTGATAATCAGCGCAATTTAGTTATAGCATCCATCATTTTAGTAATAGGGATTGGTGGGGCAACTATCAAATTCAGTCCTACATTTGAAGTGGGAGGTATGGCTTTGGCAGCAATCGTCGGTGTCCTATTGAATATAGTTTTACCTGGTAAAGAAGATTCCACATTAATGGATGACGAAGACGAGTCGTAA
- the lspA gene encoding signal peptidase II, with protein sequence MIFYYTIAALVIGLDQLTKWLIVKNMELGEHISIMDPYISLFSHRNRGAAWGMLEGKMWLFFIVTVVVVVAILYFFHTEGKKDRLLGISLMLLLGGAIGNFIDRLWRGEVVDFISVLIPVIRYDFPIFNVADAALTIAVILILLHVVLDEKKKKKKVS encoded by the coding sequence GTGATCTTTTATTATACAATTGCCGCACTAGTCATTGGACTGGATCAACTAACGAAGTGGCTCATAGTGAAAAACATGGAACTAGGTGAACATATTTCAATTATGGACCCCTATATAAGCTTATTTTCGCATCGGAACCGAGGCGCAGCATGGGGAATGCTTGAAGGGAAGATGTGGCTTTTCTTTATCGTTACCGTAGTAGTAGTAGTTGCTATTCTTTACTTCTTCCATACAGAAGGGAAAAAAGATCGGTTACTTGGCATCAGTTTAATGTTGTTGCTTGGCGGTGCGATCGGTAATTTTATCGATCGTCTGTGGAGAGGGGAAGTCGTGGACTTTATTAGCGTCCTAATTCCAGTGATCCGCTATGATTTTCCGATATTTAACGTGGCGGATGCCGCACTCACGATTGCTGTTATACTTATCTTATTGCATGTCGTACTAGATGAGAAAAAGAAAAAGAAAAAGGTGTCATAA
- the ileS gene encoding isoleucine--tRNA ligase → MEYKDTLLMPKTEFPMRGNLPNNEPKMQEKWNEKNIYKRVQERTEGRPFFILHDGPPYANGDLHMGHALNKVLKDFIVRYKSMSGFHAPYVPGWDTHGLPIEQAISNKGVDRKKMSVAEFRKMCEEYALQQIDNQRTQFKRLGVRGDWENPYITLKPAFESRQIQVFGEMAKKGYIYKGLKPVYWSPSSESALAEAEIEYHDKKSPSIYVSFPLRDGKGVLAEDVKILIWTTTPWTIPANLGISVHPDFTYVVVNVNGEKLLVAKDLVEFLAKELEWKDYSIEQEVAGADLDRVVAKHPFYDRDSLVMLGEHVTADAGTGCVHTAPGHGEDDFYVCKTYGIDALSPINDRGVMTEEAPFFAGMFYEDANKAVTEKLDEVGALKKLSFFTHSYPHDWRTKKPVIYRATAQWFASIDLFREDLLEAIRQTEFTPSWGETRLFNMVRDRGDWCISRQRVWGVPIPVFYAENGEAILTDETIGHVAALFREHGSNIWFERSAKELLPEGFTHEGSPNGEFSKETDIMDVWFDSGTTHQGVLDERDDLVYPADLYLEGSDQYRGWFNSSLTTSVAINGIAPYKGILSHGFTLDKDGRKMSKSLGNVIVPAKVINQLGADIVRLWVSSVDYTADVRVSDSNFKQVSEVYRKIRNTLRFLHGNVADFDPATNRVSFEDMRPVDQYVYVKLQDLIEEVRQAYEAYEFATVYHAVNNFCTGVLSSFYLDIAKDVVYIESADHPHRRAMQSVMYDTLLTLVKLTAPILPHTADEMWECLQVKEVDSVQLTDMPEANQKGDVAEKLRERFDHLMEIRDDVLKALEEARNAKVIGKSLEAKVTVVLPEDQQGILKASDIDFAQFFIVSAFEESNNAELPSALKLDCATVLVEAAEGEKCERCWTISTIVGEDEMHPTLCTRCATVVKENYA, encoded by the coding sequence ATGGAATATAAAGATACGTTACTAATGCCGAAAACAGAATTTCCTATGCGAGGGAACTTACCGAATAACGAGCCTAAAATGCAGGAAAAATGGAATGAGAAAAATATTTATAAGCGAGTTCAAGAACGGACAGAAGGAAGACCATTCTTCATTCTTCATGACGGACCGCCGTATGCAAATGGAGACCTACATATGGGACACGCACTCAATAAAGTGCTGAAGGACTTCATCGTTCGTTATAAATCGATGTCAGGTTTTCATGCACCATATGTTCCAGGGTGGGATACACACGGTTTGCCAATCGAGCAGGCAATTTCCAATAAAGGTGTCGACCGTAAAAAAATGAGCGTCGCGGAGTTCCGCAAAATGTGTGAAGAATACGCACTTCAACAAATTGACAATCAACGCACGCAATTCAAACGTTTAGGTGTGCGCGGAGATTGGGAAAATCCTTATATTACGCTAAAGCCTGCTTTTGAATCACGACAAATCCAAGTGTTTGGAGAGATGGCGAAAAAAGGCTATATCTATAAAGGGTTGAAACCAGTGTACTGGTCACCGTCAAGTGAGTCTGCACTGGCTGAAGCGGAAATTGAATATCATGATAAAAAATCACCATCTATTTACGTTAGCTTCCCTCTGCGTGACGGGAAAGGCGTCTTGGCAGAAGACGTGAAAATTCTTATTTGGACGACGACTCCTTGGACTATTCCCGCAAACTTAGGAATTTCTGTTCATCCTGATTTTACGTACGTAGTAGTGAACGTCAATGGCGAAAAATTGCTGGTCGCAAAAGATTTAGTAGAGTTTTTAGCGAAAGAGTTAGAGTGGAAAGACTATTCCATCGAGCAAGAAGTTGCAGGCGCTGATTTGGATCGCGTCGTTGCTAAACATCCATTCTACGATCGTGACTCCCTTGTGATGCTCGGGGAACACGTTACAGCTGATGCTGGTACAGGCTGTGTTCATACAGCTCCAGGACACGGGGAAGACGACTTCTACGTCTGTAAGACTTATGGTATTGATGCATTGTCTCCGATTAATGACCGTGGTGTCATGACGGAAGAAGCTCCATTCTTTGCAGGGATGTTTTATGAAGATGCTAACAAAGCGGTTACAGAAAAGTTGGATGAAGTAGGTGCACTTAAAAAGCTCAGCTTCTTTACTCACTCATATCCACATGACTGGCGTACGAAAAAGCCGGTAATCTACCGTGCGACTGCTCAATGGTTTGCGTCAATTGATCTATTTAGAGAAGATCTGCTGGAAGCTATTCGCCAGACAGAGTTCACGCCATCATGGGGTGAAACACGTCTGTTTAATATGGTTCGTGATCGTGGAGATTGGTGTATTTCACGTCAGCGTGTGTGGGGAGTTCCTATTCCAGTATTTTATGCGGAAAACGGTGAGGCGATTTTGACTGATGAGACGATTGGTCATGTAGCAGCACTATTCCGCGAGCACGGTTCGAATATTTGGTTCGAGCGCTCTGCAAAAGAATTATTACCTGAAGGCTTCACACATGAAGGCAGCCCGAACGGTGAGTTTAGTAAGGAAACAGATATTATGGACGTTTGGTTCGATTCGGGCACGACACATCAAGGGGTACTCGATGAGCGTGATGATCTAGTGTACCCTGCGGATCTATATTTAGAAGGTTCTGATCAGTACCGCGGATGGTTCAACTCTTCATTGACTACAAGTGTAGCGATTAATGGTATTGCACCTTACAAAGGCATTTTAAGCCATGGGTTTACATTGGATAAAGATGGTCGCAAAATGAGTAAATCTTTAGGAAATGTCATTGTGCCGGCGAAAGTAATTAATCAACTAGGTGCCGATATTGTACGACTTTGGGTTTCATCTGTAGACTATACAGCGGACGTCCGCGTATCAGATTCCAATTTTAAACAAGTTTCTGAAGTCTACCGGAAGATTCGTAACACACTTCGTTTCTTGCACGGTAACGTAGCAGACTTTGATCCTGCAACAAACCGTGTGTCGTTCGAGGATATGCGTCCAGTCGATCAATATGTCTACGTAAAACTTCAAGACTTGATCGAAGAAGTGCGTCAGGCATACGAAGCTTATGAATTCGCTACTGTTTACCATGCGGTGAATAATTTCTGTACAGGAGTTCTCAGCTCATTCTACTTGGATATTGCAAAGGATGTAGTATATATCGAAAGCGCTGACCATCCACATCGTCGTGCAATGCAGTCTGTTATGTATGATACGTTACTGACACTAGTAAAATTGACTGCACCGATTCTGCCTCATACTGCAGATGAGATGTGGGAATGCCTGCAAGTGAAAGAGGTAGATAGTGTTCAATTAACAGATATGCCAGAAGCAAATCAAAAAGGTGACGTAGCGGAAAAACTACGTGAACGCTTTGACCATTTGATGGAGATACGTGACGATGTCTTAAAAGCTTTAGAAGAAGCGCGAAATGCAAAAGTGATTGGGAAATCTTTAGAAGCAAAAGTAACAGTAGTCTTGCCAGAAGATCAGCAAGGCATTCTGAAAGCATCTGATATTGACTTTGCGCAATTCTTCATCGTTTCAGCATTTGAAGAAAGTAACAATGCAGAACTTCCGAGTGCTTTGAAATTAGATTGTGCAACTGTATTAGTAGAAGCTGCAGAGGGTGAAAAGTGTGAACGTTGTTGGACAATCTCCACGATCGTCGGAGAAGATGAAATGCATCCAACGTTATGTACACGATGCGCAACTGTTGTGAAAGAAAACTACGCGTAA
- a CDS encoding aspartate carbamoyltransferase catalytic subunit, translating to MDHLVSMKDLTVEEIMLILERAANFKRLGFRELPGTYTVCNLFFEPSTRTKTSFEMAERKVGAEVIPFETSFSSTLKGETLYDTIKTLESIGLDALVIRHPSDGFYKELIDRTSVAIINAGDGSGQHPTQSLLDIFTIQEEFGSFEGLKVLIAGDISHSRVARSNAEALRKLGAQVTFLCPPEWAGEFDSVDNWDEVIDTSDVVMLLRVQHERHNTEMAYTKTAYHEQYGLTIERATRMKKEAIIMHPAPVNRDVEIADSLIESPQSRIFKQVENGVYIRAAILEIILKGRK from the coding sequence ATGGATCATTTAGTTTCGATGAAAGATCTAACTGTAGAAGAAATCATGCTCATACTGGAACGGGCAGCCAATTTCAAACGGTTAGGCTTCCGTGAGCTACCAGGTACTTACACCGTTTGTAATTTATTCTTTGAGCCAAGTACGCGGACAAAAACAAGTTTTGAAATGGCAGAAAGAAAAGTTGGAGCAGAAGTCATCCCGTTTGAAACTAGTTTTTCCAGCACCTTAAAAGGAGAAACGCTATATGATACGATTAAGACATTAGAGTCAATCGGTCTAGATGCGCTAGTTATACGTCATCCGTCTGACGGCTTCTATAAAGAATTAATCGATCGTACTAGCGTAGCAATCATTAACGCAGGAGATGGCTCTGGCCAGCATCCGACGCAGTCGTTATTGGACATCTTCACGATTCAAGAAGAGTTCGGAAGCTTTGAAGGATTGAAAGTGTTAATAGCAGGTGATATTTCGCATAGTCGTGTCGCGCGTTCCAATGCGGAAGCTTTGCGGAAATTAGGGGCTCAAGTCACTTTCTTATGTCCACCTGAATGGGCTGGGGAATTTGACAGTGTGGACAATTGGGATGAAGTAATCGACACGAGTGATGTCGTTATGCTCCTCCGTGTTCAGCATGAAAGGCATAATACCGAAATGGCGTATACGAAAACTGCCTATCATGAGCAGTATGGGTTAACGATAGAACGTGCAACCAGAATGAAAAAAGAAGCGATCATCATGCATCCGGCACCTGTGAATCGAGATGTCGAAATTGCGGATAGTTTAATCGAAAGTCCACAATCTCGCATATTTAAACAAGTAGAAAATGGTGTATATATTAGAGCAGCTATTCTAGAAATAATATTAAAGGGGCGGAAGTAA
- a CDS encoding carbamoyl phosphate synthase small subunit → MTKRYLVLEDGSIFEGKAFGAENASVGEAVFATGMTGYQETISNPSGCGQIVVMTYPLIGNYGINRDDYESIDLAINGLVVRELTEEPSNFRSGMSLGDLLTLKGIPGIQEIDTRKLTRLLREKGALKGKLTAAGEEIDTNAVITEVKGYELPTDLVSKVSTKRPYPSPGLGKRVVVIDYGIKHGILRELNKKDCDVIVVPFDTSAKEILALFPDGILLSNGPGNPEDVAGAVETIKELLGKKPIFGIGLGHQLFALACGAKTAKMKNSHIGGNYPVKDLNTNRTDLTSQSHGYEVLEDSLAGTGLEVTHKALNDNCVEGVRSEKYEAFSVQFHPEASPGPQDASYLFDRFIELMTASNRKGNIHA, encoded by the coding sequence ATGACAAAAAGATATTTAGTACTAGAAGACGGATCTATATTCGAAGGTAAAGCATTCGGAGCAGAGAATGCATCAGTAGGAGAAGCGGTATTCGCAACAGGAATGACAGGTTATCAGGAAACAATCTCTAATCCGTCAGGTTGCGGACAAATCGTAGTGATGACGTATCCGTTAATCGGCAACTACGGAATTAACCGCGATGATTATGAATCAATCGATCTTGCTATTAACGGATTGGTCGTTCGGGAGTTAACAGAAGAACCTTCAAACTTCCGCAGTGGCATGTCATTAGGTGATTTACTAACATTAAAAGGGATTCCAGGAATTCAAGAAATTGATACGAGAAAATTGACACGTTTATTACGTGAAAAAGGTGCCTTGAAAGGTAAACTAACAGCTGCAGGAGAAGAAATTGATACAAATGCAGTGATTACCGAAGTGAAAGGTTATGAACTTCCGACAGATTTAGTGTCTAAAGTCTCTACTAAACGGCCGTATCCAAGTCCTGGTCTAGGAAAGCGTGTAGTCGTTATTGATTATGGTATTAAACACGGAATTCTACGTGAGCTAAATAAAAAAGATTGTGATGTAATCGTTGTGCCTTTTGATACTTCAGCAAAAGAAATTTTAGCTTTATTCCCAGATGGGATCTTACTGTCAAATGGGCCGGGAAATCCTGAAGATGTAGCAGGCGCAGTGGAAACGATTAAAGAACTGCTTGGTAAAAAGCCGATTTTCGGGATCGGCCTTGGGCATCAGTTATTTGCGCTGGCATGTGGTGCAAAAACTGCAAAAATGAAAAACAGTCATATTGGCGGCAACTATCCTGTCAAAGATTTAAATACGAACCGCACAGACCTAACTTCACAAAGTCACGGCTATGAAGTACTGGAAGATTCATTAGCCGGAACTGGGCTGGAAGTAACGCATAAAGCGTTGAATGATAATTGTGTAGAAGGTGTGCGCAGTGAGAAATATGAAGCATTTTCAGTACAGTTCCATCCAGAAGCATCACCGGGACCACAAGACGCTAGCTATTTGTTTGACCGTTTTATTGAATTGATGACTGCAAGCAACCGAAAGGGGAATATTCATGCCTAA
- a CDS encoding RluA family pseudouridine synthase yields MERIEFEITEELAGNRIDKVLALLQPEWSRTQIQQWVKDEHIQVNNSTVKPNIKVKSGDTISVLQPEPEEYDIVAEDLQLEIMYEDADVLVVNKPVGMVVHPSPGHLTGTLVNGLMYQVKDLSGINGVMRPGIVHRIDKDTSGLLMVAKNDKAHVSLVNQLVEKSVTRVYTALVHGHIPHDNGTIDAPIGRDKRDRQKMAVVDDGKHAVTHFKVLERFGNYTLVECKLETGRTHQIRVHMKYISYPLVGDPKYGPRKTIDFGGQVLHAGTVGFIHPTTGEYMEFKAPLPENYQQLLNDLRP; encoded by the coding sequence ATGGAAAGAATTGAATTTGAAATTACAGAAGAACTTGCTGGAAACAGAATCGATAAAGTACTCGCTTTGTTACAACCTGAATGGTCGCGAACTCAAATCCAGCAATGGGTGAAAGACGAACATATTCAAGTGAACAACAGCACGGTTAAACCAAATATTAAAGTAAAGTCAGGGGATACCATTTCTGTATTACAACCAGAACCAGAAGAATATGATATCGTAGCTGAAGATCTGCAATTGGAAATTATGTATGAAGATGCTGATGTGTTAGTCGTTAATAAACCTGTCGGCATGGTCGTACACCCTTCGCCGGGTCATTTAACAGGTACACTAGTTAATGGATTAATGTATCAAGTAAAAGATTTATCAGGTATTAACGGTGTGATGAGACCGGGAATTGTCCACAGAATCGATAAAGATACTTCAGGTTTATTAATGGTAGCTAAAAATGATAAAGCGCACGTATCGTTAGTAAACCAGCTAGTTGAAAAATCGGTGACACGCGTCTATACTGCTCTTGTTCATGGTCATATTCCTCATGACAACGGAACAATCGATGCACCAATTGGAAGAGACAAACGTGACCGTCAGAAGATGGCGGTCGTCGATGATGGCAAACACGCTGTCACTCATTTTAAAGTACTAGAGCGTTTTGGTAACTATACACTGGTCGAATGCAAACTGGAAACAGGTAGAACACATCAAATTCGCGTGCATATGAAATACATTAGCTATCCGCTAGTAGGAGATCCAAAGTACGGTCCGAGAAAAACGATAGACTTTGGCGGGCAAGTTTTACACGCAGGTACTGTTGGTTTTATCCATCCAACGACTGGCGAGTATATGGAATTCAAAGCACCGTTGCCAGAAAATTATCAACAATTACTAAATGATTTACGTCCATAA
- a CDS encoding dihydroorotase, translating to MKTLIQEVQMVNEEGTVIETDVLLSEGKIEAIGNELSSENCEVISGKDLLLSPGFIDVHVHLREPGGEHKETIATGTHAAAKGGYTTICSMPNTRPVPDTKENLNKINQLIEENSRIRVLPYASITIREAGKERTNLAELKEHGAFAFTDDGVGVQEAGMMYEAMQDAAAINMPIVAHCEDNTLIYGGAMHEGSRNKELGLPGIPSICESVHIARDILLAEAAGAHYHVCHVSTKESVRAIRDGKRAGIHVTGEVSPHHLLLEENDVPGDDADWKMNPPLRSKEDREALRQGLLDGTLDCIATDHAPHTADEKAVGIAKAPFGITGFETAFPLLYTNFVKPGHWSLKQLLDWMTVKPAEVFNLPYGKIEVGATADLVLIDLKKEQKIDRTTFVSKGKNTPFDGWECAGWPVMTIFGGDIVWKDGQ from the coding sequence ATGAAAACTTTAATTCAAGAAGTACAGATGGTAAATGAAGAAGGTACAGTCATTGAAACGGATGTACTCCTTTCAGAAGGCAAAATTGAAGCGATTGGCAACGAGCTATCTTCAGAAAACTGCGAGGTTATTTCAGGAAAAGATTTGTTGTTATCACCGGGCTTTATTGACGTGCACGTTCATTTAAGAGAACCAGGTGGAGAGCATAAAGAAACGATCGCTACAGGGACACATGCAGCGGCAAAAGGCGGTTATACAACCATTTGTTCTATGCCGAATACGCGTCCTGTACCAGATACAAAAGAAAATTTAAACAAAATTAATCAGTTAATCGAAGAAAATTCCAGAATTCGAGTATTGCCATACGCATCCATTACGATTAGAGAAGCAGGGAAAGAACGTACGAACTTAGCGGAATTAAAAGAACACGGTGCGTTCGCATTCACGGATGATGGGGTTGGCGTACAAGAAGCGGGCATGATGTATGAAGCGATGCAAGACGCGGCAGCTATTAATATGCCGATTGTTGCCCATTGCGAAGACAATACATTGATCTACGGCGGAGCTATGCACGAAGGTTCACGCAATAAAGAACTTGGGTTACCAGGTATACCTTCCATCTGTGAGTCAGTACATATTGCGCGGGATATTCTCTTGGCAGAAGCTGCTGGCGCGCATTATCATGTTTGCCACGTCAGCACAAAAGAATCCGTCCGCGCCATTCGAGATGGCAAAAGAGCGGGCATTCACGTAACGGGAGAAGTGAGTCCCCACCATTTATTATTAGAAGAAAACGATGTTCCAGGAGACGATGCAGACTGGAAGATGAATCCGCCACTGCGTTCCAAAGAAGACCGTGAAGCTTTGCGACAAGGATTACTTGACGGCACGTTAGATTGTATAGCAACTGACCATGCACCGCACACAGCGGACGAAAAAGCAGTAGGTATAGCGAAAGCGCCATTTGGTATTACTGGATTCGAAACAGCATTTCCTCTATTGTATACAAACTTCGTAAAGCCTGGTCATTGGTCGCTAAAGCAACTACTTGATTGGATGACTGTAAAGCCGGCTGAAGTATTCAACTTGCCATACGGTAAAATTGAAGTAGGAGCAACTGCTGATCTAGTATTGATCGACTTAAAGAAAGAGCAAAAAATTGATCGTACAACATTTGTATCAAAAGGGAAAAATACTCCATTTGACGGCTGGGAATGCGCTGGATGGCCTGTAATGACAATTTTCGGTGGAGACATCGTTTGGAAGGATGGTCAATAA
- the pyrR gene encoding bifunctional pyr operon transcriptional regulator/uracil phosphoribosyltransferase PyrR yields MAEKAAILDDQAITRAVTRIAHEIIEKNRGIDDCILVGIKTRGAILAKRLADRIEIIEGKPIKTGELDITLYRDDLQLKNNQEEALVQQVNIAHDVADQKVILVDDVLYTGRTVRAALDAVMDLGRPSSIQLAVLVDRGHRELPIRPDFVGKNIPTSSEERVVVSMIETDGKDGVTIHTRTL; encoded by the coding sequence ATGGCTGAGAAAGCAGCGATACTAGATGATCAAGCCATCACAAGGGCAGTTACGAGAATCGCCCATGAGATTATTGAAAAAAACAGAGGCATCGATGATTGTATATTAGTAGGCATCAAAACAAGAGGAGCTATTTTAGCTAAGCGGTTGGCAGATCGAATTGAAATTATTGAAGGAAAACCTATAAAAACAGGAGAGTTAGATATTACTCTTTACCGGGATGATCTTCAATTAAAGAACAATCAGGAAGAAGCTCTTGTACAGCAAGTGAACATTGCACACGATGTAGCAGATCAAAAAGTGATTTTAGTAGATGATGTACTGTACACAGGTAGAACCGTTCGAGCGGCATTGGATGCTGTTATGGATCTGGGAAGACCTTCTTCTATTCAACTTGCGGTGTTAGTAGATCGCGGCCACCGAGAGTTGCCGATACGACCAGACTTTGTTGGTAAAAACATCCCGACGTCAAGTGAAGAACGGGTAGTAGTTAGTATGATTGAAACAGACGGAAAAGATGGCGTAACGATTCATACACGTACATTATAA